One window of Acropora palmata chromosome 1, jaAcrPala1.3, whole genome shotgun sequence genomic DNA carries:
- the LOC141860352 gene encoding uncharacterized protein LOC141860352, translated as MATFKDARDLLLDSFEDDELSENEFLLLNDLNTSKNPDFPYECYGKFDFDDMDDSECLAEFRFHKSDIPVLLDILQLPQTFVCRQGTKCDGIEGICIALRRAAYPCRYSDLIPRFGRPVAELSMISNLVLDTIYQQHHHRITQWNNTVLSPELLETYAHAVHQKGSPLSNCFGFIDETVRPICRPRENQRIVYNGHKRVHALKFQSVALPNGLIANMYGPVDATEAIAVLKNYLGEDKKDTLQGLSKLRHKFPYFVNRKTDELSRIVKCLDPENEQCQGVFIDGAPGIGKTTLATEAAHELRNANRNVVVAYIDCKDINSFESFAGTVIEQISRSPSVDDPAAEIEKRLNARKDYFYVLFLDNFECFLKENNNQQVEQPSTAGAPSHDCGERVKSFIDEIPNCLANIKFLVTSSKICTFPSVAMKTIQLNPFHKDESSKLLEKVRSADKISVEQYEDLWEICSGIPLVLHTLISLQKDLKCFVKLLLEERTIFLQKMKTVPERKKIGVCLDVCFERLTAQVQLTLLHLCLYRGLFTPDKVAKIFCSPEISQDNLIAMVLELGRCNLLHLQKFQETNKYKFLTVIQEHFKLKAKQEYHDEIQHARSLLIDYLISFLKETFKVFLGQNSVKEAIEEFSAEKENVMQLVEWIDNGEMDEERVKKCIDVFNVAGEMLAKMMAKLNYRTVYESLAKKCREMGDQQRLAECLTSLGIKEIFNCLSATGLSDEAIKQARRFLDEADEIQTHLQVSKGNSRAQCLAKRGRCLVKGDNKWRGKDMIEEAIRIRKATIDTPNEHEKEGGENVCYVMLGATYNDKAVALSFENRHREAVNIRESEVMPIYRKRLGDHPFTATILNNLSNNHRDLGEFGAAEKYAEQALSIRLELLADHRDTAKSLFDLGVARKANGKLREAKDLLEQCMTMQEKVVNDSTFEKNLEEELTDVNRRLEMQQSKGQDQ; from the exons ATGGCAACATTTAAAGACGCTCGTGACCTTCTTCTCGATAGTTTTGAGGACGATGAATTATCAGAGAACGAATTCCTTCTTCTTAACGATTTAAATACATCAAAAAATCCAGATTTTCCTTATGAATGCTATGGGAAATTCGACTTTGACGATATGGATGACAGCGAGTGCTTGGCAGAGTTTCGTTTCCATAAAAGTGACATTCCCGTTCTCCTGGATATTCTTCAGCTCCCTCAGACCTTTGTCTGCCGACAAGGGACAAAGTGTGATGGGATTGAAGGGATTTGCATTGCACTAAGAAGAGCTGCGTATCCTTGTAGATACAGCGATTTGATTCCGCGGTTTGGGCGTCCAGTGGCGGAACTAAGTATGATTTCGAACCTCGTTCTGGACACAATTTACCAGCAACACCATCATAGAATTACACAGTGGAACAACACTGTTCTGAGTCCTGAACTGCTTGAAACGTACGCTCACGCAGTACACCAGAAAGGAAGTCCACTATCCAATTGTTTTGGCTTCATCGATGAGACGGTTCGTCCAATTTGCAGGCCTAGGGAAAATCAAAGAATCGTCTACAATGGGCATAAAAGGGTACATGCCCTAAAGTTTCAATCCGTGGCATTGCCGAATGGCTTAATAGCCAACATGTATGGCCCAGTAG ATGCTACAGAGGCTATTGCGGTTTTAAAGAATTACCTTGGTGAGGACAAGAAAG ATACATTACAGGGTCTGTCAAAACTGCGTCACAAGTTTCCATACTTTGTTAATCGAAAAACTGACGAACTTTCCCGTATTGTGAAGTGTCTTGATCCAGAAAATGAGCAGTGTCAGGGAGTGTTCATTGATGGAGCTCCAGGGATTGGCAAGACAACCCTTGCAACCGAGGCTGCCCACGAGTTACGTAACGCTAACAGAAATGTCGTTGTTGCCTACATCGACTGCAAGGACATTAACTCTTTCGAATCCTTCGCTGGAACAGTCATTGAGCAAATTTCCCGTTCGCCGTCCGTAGACGATCCAGCTGCTGAAATAGAGAAGCGATTAAATGCAagaaaagattatttttatGTCTTGTTTCTGGATAACTTTGAGTGTTTCCTTAAAGAGAATAACAACCAGCAGGTGGAACAACCTTCGACAGCGGGAGCCCCATCTCATGATTGTGGAGAAAGAGTCAAAAGTTTTATCGATGAAATTCCGAACTGCCTGGCAAACATCAAGTTTCTTGTTACTTCGTCGAAAATATGTACTTTTCCGAGCGTAGCGATGAAAACCATACAGTTGAATCCTTTTCATAAAGACGAATCATCTAAGCTCTTGGAAAAAGTACGATCTGCCGACAAAATATCTGTTGAACAATACGAAGATCTTTGGGAGATTTGCAGTGGGATTCCGCTGGTACTCCACACTTTGATCTCGTTGCAAAAGGAtctgaaatgttttgtaaAATTACTTCTGGAAGagagaacaatttttttgcagaagATGAAAACAGtgcctgaaagaaaaaaaataggagTTTGCCTAGATGTTTGCTTCGAAAGACTGACAGCCCAAGTACAACTGACCTTACTACATTTGTGTCTTTACAGGGGTTTGTTCACTCCAGATAAAGTAGCAAAGATCTTTTGCTCTCCTGAAATAAGCCAAGATAATCTCATTGCTATGGTCTTGGAATTGGGACGGTGCAATCTCTTGCACCTACAAAAATTCCAAGAGACAAACAAATATAAATTTCTCACGGTCATTCAAGAACATTTCAAACTCAAGGCAAAGCAAGAATATCACGACGAGATCCAACATGCTCGTAGTCTGCTGATCGATTAcctcatttctttcttgaaagaGACTTTCAAGGTGTTCTTGGGCCAAAATTCAGTGAAAGAGGCTATCGAAGAGTTTTCAGCGGAAAAAGAGAACGTGATGCAGCTGGTTGAATGGATCGACAATGGTGAGATGGATGAAGAACGAGTCAAGAAATGTATCGACGTCTTTAATGTGGCAGGAGAGATGCTGGCAAAGATGATGGCAAAATTGAATTATAGAACTGTTTACGAATCTTTGGCTAAGAAGTGCAGAGAAATGGGAGACCAGCAGAGACTGGCTGAATGTCTGACTTCCCTTGGGATCAAAGAAATCTTCAATTGCTTAAGTGCAACCGGTCTGAGCGACGAAGCTATTAAGCAAGCTCGACGCTTTTTGGATGAAGCTGACGAGATCCAGACTCACCTCCAAGTCAGCAAGGGTAACAGCCGTGCCCAGTGCCTCGCCAAGCGTGGTCGTTGTCTAGTAAAAGGTGATAACAAGTGGCGAGGGAAGGACATGATTGAGGAGGCAATACGTATCAGAAAGGCCACAATCGACACACCCAATGAACATGAAAAAGAAGGTGGCGAGAATGTCTGTTATGTCATGCTTGGCGCAACATATAATGACAAGGCAG TTGCTCTCTCTTTTGAAAACCGTCATCGAGAGGCTGTGAACATCAGAGAAAGTGAAGTGATGCCGATTTACAGAAAAAGATTGGGTGACCATCCTTTCACTGCCACCATCCTCAACAATTTGTCCAATAATCATCGCGACTTGGGAGAATTTGGGGCCGCTGAGAAGTACGCTGAACAAGCTCTAAGTATTCGGCTCGAGTTATTGGCGGACCACAGGGATACCGCAAAATCTTTGTTTGATCTTGGAGTGGCACGAAAAGCGAACGGAAAGCTCAGAGAAGCAAAGGATTTGCTAGAACAATGTATGACTATGCAGGAGAAGGTGGTGAATGATAGCACTTTCGAGAAAAA ttTGGAAGAGGAGCTAACAGATGTTAACAGACGACTTGAAATGCAGCAGTCAAAGGGCCAAGATCAGTGA
- the LOC141860673 gene encoding uncharacterized protein LOC141860673 — protein sequence MIWNEEKDELLCREIFAVDVFSGTKRSTVARGAKWEKVAENLNKQQDVFFKVDKRAVRDRYNNLSRELRKKIKNEEKASGIETEMTNLENALEDLIEREDAAESENRAVDDQKKQDKENAAYMRNRAMESLGQTKKRKESDDSENEGRKLKKRSNGNATVAYLREKNERLQEFRKEELEVKRMQLEKEENFMKVMMSQQQQQQKQMQEFQAMMNMQVIRAGHSVKTGYCSC from the exons ATGATATGGAATGAAGAGAAGGATGAACTGCTTTGTCGAGAGATTTTTGCTGTCGACGTATTTAGTGGCACCAAGAGAAGTACTGTAGCAAGGGGGGCAAAATGGGAGAAGGTAGCTGAAAACcttaataaacaacaagacGTGTTTTTTAAAGTGGACAAGAGAGCAGTACGTGACCGCTATAACAATCTTTCAAGGGAGCTGAGGAAAAAGATCAAAAATGAAGAGAAGGCAAGTGGAATAGAGACAGAGATGACAAACTTAGAAAACGCCTTGGAAGATTTGATTGAAAGAGAGGATGCAGCTGAGTCAGAAAATAGAGCAGTTGATGaccaaaagaaacaagacaAGGAAAATGCAGCATATATGAGAAACAGAGCAATGGAAAGTCTCGGGCAGactaagaaaaggaaagagtcAGATGACAGTGaaaatgaaggaagaaaattaaagaaaaggtCAAATGGCAATGCAACAGTGGCCTatctgagagaaaaaaatgaacgtCTTCAGGAATTTCGTAAGGAAGAATTGGAGGTGAAAAGGATGCAGctggaaaaggaagaaaattttatgaAAGTTATGATGAGTcagcaacagcagcaacaaaaGCAGATGCAAGAATTCCAAGCCATGATGAACATGCAA GTTATTAGGGCAGGGCATAGTGTCAAAACAGGGTATTGCTCTTGCTGA